One window of Tachysurus vachellii isolate PV-2020 chromosome 21, HZAU_Pvac_v1, whole genome shotgun sequence genomic DNA carries:
- the stk3 gene encoding serine/threonine-protein kinase 3 produces the protein MEQPVPKNKLKKLSEDSLTKQPEEVFDVLEKLGEGSYGSVFKAIHKESGQVVAIKQVPVESDLQEIIKEISIMQQCDSPYVVKYYGSYFKNTDLWIVMEYCGAGSVSDIIRLRNKTLTEDEIATILKSTLKGLEYLHFMRKIHRDIKAGNILLNTEGHAKLADFGVAGQLTDTMAKRNTVIGTPFWMAPEVIQEIGYNCVADIWSLGITSIEMAEGKPPYADIHPMRAIFMIPTNPPPTFRKPELWSDELTDFVKKCLVKNPEQRATATQLLQHPFITSAKPVTILRDLITEAMEMKAKRQQEQQRELEEEDDNSEEEVEVDSHTMVKSGSESAGTMRATSTMSDGAQTMIEHGSTMLESDLGTMVINSDEEDEDEDVGSMRRNPTAPQVPRPSFMDYFDKQDSNKAQESFNHNQQDPYHMPKTAFPDNWKVPQDGDFDFLKNLDFEELQMRLSALDPMMEREIEELRQRYTAKRQPILDAMDAKKRRQQNF, from the exons ATGGAGCAGCCTGTGCCTAAAAA TAAATTGAAGAAGCTCAGTGAAGACAGTCTGACCAAGCAACCTGAGGAAGTCTTTGATGTCCTGGAAAAACTTGGTGAAGG GTCCTATGGAAGTGTATTCAAAGCAATCCATAAAGAATCAGGCCAAGTGGTGGCCATTAAACAGGTTCCCGTTGAGTCGGATCTGCAGGAGATCATCAAGGAAATCTCCATTATGCAACAATGTGACAG tCCCTATGTGGTGAAATACTATGgcagttattttaaaaacacagaccTGTGGATCGTGATGGAGTACTGTGGCGCTGGCTCTGTATCTGATATCATCCGGTTACGTAACAAAACA CTCACAGAAGACGAGATTGCTACTATCCTTAAGTCCACATTGAAAGGTCTTGAGTATCTGCACTTTATGAGAAAGATCCACAGAGACATCAAAGCTGGGAATATTCTTCTTAACACTGAGGGACATGCTAAACTGGCAGACTTTGGAGTGGCTGGGCAGCTTACT GACACGATGGCCAAGAGGAACACTGTGATTGGTACACCGTTCTGGATGGCACCAGAGGTGATTCAGGAGATTGGGTATAATTGTGTGGCAGATATCTGGTCTCTGGGTATCACGTCTATAGAAATGGCAGAGGGCAAACCTCCTTATGCAGACATTCATccaatgaga GCGATTTTTATGATTCCAACAAACCCACCACCAACATTCCGGAAACCCGAGCTGTGGAGTGACGAATTGACAGACTTTGTAAAGAAATGTTTAGTGAAGAACCCAGAGCAGAGAGCCACAGCTACTCAACTGTTACAG cATCCCTTTATAACGAGTGCTAAACCAGTGACCATTCTAAGAGACCTGATCACAGAAGCGATGGAGATGAAGGCAAAGAGACAACAGGAGCAGCAGCGTGAGCTGGAAGAGGAGGATGACAACTCA gaggAAGAGGTGGAAGTGGACTCTCACACCATGGTGAAGTCTGGCTCAGAAAGTGCTGGCACCATGAGAGCAACAAGTACTATGAGTGACGGCGCTCAGACCATGATCGAGCACGGCAGCACCATGCTGGAGTCAGACCTGGGCACCATGGTCATCAACAGTGACGAGGAAGACGAGGATGAAGATGTGGGCTCAATGAGAA GAAACCCAACAGCACCACAAGTCCCACGTCCATCTTTTATGGATTACTTTGACAAGCAGGACTCAAACAAAGCACAGGAGAGTTTCAATCACAACCAGCAGGACCCTTACCATATGCCCAAGACTGCTTTCCCAGACAACTGGAAAGTACCACAAGATGGAGACTTTGATTTT CTGAAAAACCTTGACTTTGAGGAGCTGCAGATGCGCCTCAGCGCTTTGGACCCCATGATGGAGCGGGAAATCGAGGAGCTGCGGCAGCGCTACACAGCTAAGAGGCAGCCCATTCTCGATGCCATGGATGCCAAGAAACGCCGGCAACAAAATTTTTAA